In Synergistaceae bacterium, a single window of DNA contains:
- the mce gene encoding methylmalonyl-CoA epimerase has translation MKTLRIDHIGMAVKSIKKSLNFWENTLNIQCQGIEEVVDQKVKTAFLPLDNCEVELLEGTSSESPVSKFIERRGEGIHHISLEVEDLESALAELKGREVKLIDESPRYGAGGTKIAFIHPSATGGVLLELMERE, from the coding sequence ATGAAAACATTAAGAATCGATCATATAGGGATGGCGGTTAAGAGCATTAAAAAATCTTTAAATTTTTGGGAGAATACCCTAAATATCCAATGTCAGGGAATTGAAGAAGTAGTCGATCAGAAAGTAAAAACGGCATTTCTTCCTCTTGATAACTGCGAAGTAGAGCTTTTGGAGGGGACCTCTTCAGAAAGCCCCGTATCTAAATTTATAGAGAGAAGGGGCGAAGGTATACACCATATATCGCTGGAAGTTGAAGATTTAGAAAGTGCACTGGCCGAATTGAAAGGCAGGGAAGTTAAATTAATTGACGAAAGTCCACGGTATGGTGCGGGTGGTACAAAAATAGCTTTTATACATCCAAGTGCTACAGGCGGAGTCTTGCTGGAGCTAATGGAAAGAGAATAA
- a CDS encoding cobalamin B12-binding domain-containing protein yields the protein MEQKIRVVIAKPGLDGHDRGAKIIARALRDAGMEVIYTGLRQTPEKIVAAAIQEDADAIGVSILSGAHDHCFKTIIELLKKQNAEDIIVFGGGVIPETDCRELEEYGVKSIFGPGVPTTKIIEWLKEAVAEKRAKEI from the coding sequence ATGGAGCAAAAAATACGTGTGGTAATAGCTAAACCGGGACTTGACGGACACGACCGTGGCGCAAAAATTATTGCCAGGGCATTGAGAGATGCCGGAATGGAAGTAATCTACACAGGTCTTCGTCAAACACCGGAAAAAATAGTGGCGGCTGCAATCCAAGAAGATGCAGATGCAATTGGGGTCAGTATCCTATCAGGAGCACACGACCACTGTTTTAAAACAATCATAGAGCTTCTCAAAAAACAAAATGCAGAGGATATCATTGTTTTCGGTGGCGGAGTAATACCCGAAACAGACTGTCGGGAGCTCGAAGAATACGGAGTTAAATCTATTTTCGGGCCGGGAGTTCCGACTACAAAGATAATAGAATGGCTAAAAGAAGCAGTTGCAGAGAAAAGAGCAAAGGAGATTTAA